A stretch of Campylobacter showae DNA encodes these proteins:
- a CDS encoding glycosyltransferase, with protein sequence MKKLAVFLYSMGPGGAERVVSNLLPALCEKYEVHLVLMSEVVAYEIPSAVKVHFLERSDPYESGVKKLFRLGLLFPFLALNYKKLCDDLAIDLHFVLMNRPCYIALLARIAGVKGRMVISERSCPSVIYKSGLSGLANRILVKALYPRADLILANAQGNADDLVRNFGCDAAKTKVLYNAVDLAAIKTLANKPLEDKFKPFFLNIGRLDSGKNQAMLIRIIANLNDERATLGILGKGPLQGKLQNLIDELGVSERVKLLGTDKNPFKFIKNAQCFLCASRFEGFSNVLLEALACERFIISTDHKSGARELLGDDKYGILVPVDDKKAMQKSMEEAMRRALEDENLRRDYEKRAYGRVAKFDKNAVAAQLIGYLEGKNVE encoded by the coding sequence CGTTTTTCTCTACTCGATGGGGCCGGGCGGCGCGGAGCGCGTGGTTTCAAATTTGCTCCCGGCTCTGTGCGAAAAATACGAAGTTCATCTCGTTTTGATGAGCGAGGTCGTAGCCTACGAGATACCAAGCGCGGTAAAAGTCCACTTCCTCGAGCGCTCAGATCCGTATGAGAGCGGCGTAAAAAAGCTTTTCCGTTTGGGACTTTTGTTTCCGTTTCTAGCCTTAAACTATAAAAAACTTTGCGACGATTTGGCTATTGATCTGCATTTTGTCTTAATGAACCGTCCTTGCTACATCGCGCTTTTAGCAAGGATCGCCGGAGTAAAAGGACGGATGGTTATAAGCGAGCGTAGCTGTCCGTCGGTCATCTATAAAAGCGGACTTAGCGGGCTTGCTAATAGAATTTTAGTTAAGGCGCTCTACCCTAGAGCCGATCTGATTTTGGCCAACGCGCAGGGAAACGCCGATGATCTCGTGCGAAATTTCGGCTGCGACGCCGCAAAAACTAAGGTGCTATATAATGCGGTCGATTTGGCGGCGATAAAAACTCTTGCAAACAAGCCGCTAGAGGATAAATTTAAGCCGTTTTTTCTAAATATCGGGCGGCTTGATAGCGGTAAAAATCAAGCGATGTTAATAAGAATAATCGCAAATTTAAACGATGAGCGCGCGACGCTTGGGATTTTAGGCAAGGGGCCTTTGCAAGGCAAGCTTCAAAATTTGATCGACGAGCTTGGCGTGAGCGAGCGAGTAAAGCTGCTAGGCACAGATAAAAATCCGTTTAAATTTATCAAAAACGCGCAGTGTTTCCTTTGTGCTTCGAGGTTTGAGGGCTTTTCAAACGTGCTTTTAGAGGCGCTTGCTTGCGAGAGATTTATCATCTCTACCGATCATAAAAGCGGCGCTAGAGAGCTTCTGGGCGATGATAAATACGGCATCCTCGTGCCTGTTGACGACAAAAAAGCGATGCAAAAATCAATGGAAGAAGCGATGAGGCGTGCGCTTGAAGATGAAAATTTGAGACGAGATTATGAAAAAAGAGCTTATGGCCGCGTAGCAAAATTTGATAAAAATGCCGTCGCGGCGCAGCTCATAGGATACTTAGAGGGTAAAAATGTCGAGTAA